The Meiothermus sp. genome segment GGATGAGGGTTTGTGTTGCAGGCTTGAGGTTTTTTTATATCCAGGACGCAAATTCGGCCATATATACGAAATCCATCCACCAAACGGTGGATGGATAGGCTCGCCACAACAGCTATTTGTAATCCGAGCTACACCACAAGCATTTTGCGCGTATACAGCCGCGGGGAGATGCAATCTAATGGCTGCTGCAACAGCCACCGCTTCCCTCACCATCGGGGGCTTTGGCGCCGTCGGTGCGGAAGGAATGGCCACAACCACAAGAAGATGTGGCCTGCGGGTTATTCACGCTAAATCCTCCGCCCATCAGATTTTCTACCCAGTCCACCTCGGAGCCCGCCAGCAGGGGCAGGGACATGCGATCTACTACCAGCCGCACCCCGTACATCTCTACAGAAGTATCGCCCTCGAGCTCCCGCTCATCCACAGCCATGCCGTACTGGTAGCCGCTGCAACCGCCCGATTTGATAAACACCCGGATGGCCGCATGGGGTTTGTTGTACCGATTGAGAATCTCCTTGGCCCGCTCGGCAGCCAGGGGTGTAATGGAAAGCACGGTTTGCTCCTGAACCACGAAAGACCTCCTTTTACAAGGTTAGCACGGCAGCCAGGCGAAAACGTAAGCAGGTGCACTCCAGGGTAGCCCAACGTTCAGGGTCGAAGGTACAGAGCCCCTCGAGTTCCTTAGCGAGTTACCAGTTCACCGTAGTATGTACCCATGGACATTGCCAAAGCCCAGCAAGCCTTGCAAGAAGCCCGTATCCCCGGTTGGCTGCTCTACAGCTTTCAAGGGAGCAATGTGCTGGCCCTGGAAGCCCTGGGGTTGCGGGGCCGGATGCTCAGCCGTCGCTTTGCGTATCTGATCCCCGCTCAGGGGGAACCCGTTTTGATCGTACATGCCATCGAGAAGACCAGTTTTCCCGACCTGCCCGGACAGTGGGTGGTGTTCTCGAGCTGGGAGCAATTCTCCCGGGCGCTACAAACCCACGTTGCCCCGTTGGGGCGTATCGCCATGGAATATCACCCTGGCGGCGGCATCCCCTACCTTTCGCGCATCGATGCCGGAACCCTGGAGCTGCTGCGGGGAATGGGCCTCGAGGTGGTCTCTTCGGCAGAAATCCTCTTGCAGTTCCAGACCTGGACGCCCGCCGACCTGGCCTCCCACAAACGAGCCGCCGCAGG includes the following:
- a CDS encoding iron-sulfur cluster assembly accessory protein, with translation MVQEQTVLSITPLAAERAKEILNRYNKPHAAIRVFIKSGGCSGYQYGMAVDERELEGDTSVEMYGVRLVVDRMSLPLLAGSEVDWVENLMGGGFSVNNPQATSSCGCGHSFRTDGAKAPDGEGSGGCCSSH